TCGTTCGCAGAGAGCTTCCTTTCGGTCTCTATGTTCAGCGACTCCGAATGCCCCCTGAAGACCGGCACCCGGACCGCCGTAGCGGTCACCCTGATGGTGTCATCGCCCATGATCTTTCTCGTCTCGTTCGCCATCTTCATTTCCTCTCTGGTATAGCCGTTCTCGAGGAAGGCATCGATCTGCGGCAGGACATTGAAGGCGATCTGGTGGGGATAGACCTCGCGCCGCATCTCCCTGAAGCTCAGCAGGTCCGACGTCTGCTGCAAGAGCTCGTCCATCGCCTTTTTCCCGGTGCCCGAAACCGCCTGGAACGTCGTCACCACAACCCGCTTTATCCTCGCCGCATCGTGCAGCGGCTTCAGGACGACGACCATCTGTATGGTGGAACAGTTGGGGTTGGCGATGATCCCCTTATGCCGCTTCAGATCGTGGGGATTCACCTCGGGCACCACGAGCGGCACCCCGGGATCCATCCTCCACTGACTCGAATTATCCACCACCACGCAGCCCGACTCCACTGCCACCGGCGCCCATAACCTCGAGCGCTCGGCGCCCGCCGAGAAAAGGGCTATGTCGACGCCCTTGAACGAGTCCTCCTCGAGCGTTTCTACCGGGATATCGCTTCCCTCGAACTCGAGGGTCTTGCCCCGGGACCGCTCGGAGGCGAAGAGCCGCAGCCGCTCTGCCGGGAACTGCCGCTCCTCGAGAACGGCGATCATTTCATTTCCCACAGCGCCGGTAGCGCCGACCACCGCGACAACATAGGAATCTTTCTTTGTGAGCATCAGCGGTTACCCTGCTCCCGCTCTACCAGGATGCGCAGCATGCGCCGGAGCGGCTCGGCCGCGCCCCAGAGCAGCTGGTCGCCGCAGGTGAATGCGTTCAGGAATGTCGGTCCCATATTCATCTTGCGCAAGCGGCCGACCGGGACAGTGAGCGTGCCGGTGATCGCCGCCGGGGTAAGCTCCTTCATCGTGATCTCGCGCTGGTTGGGTACGACCTTTACCCACTGGTTGTGGCCGGAAATCATATCGGTAATCTCATTCAGCGGAACATCGCTCGTCAATTTGATGGTAAGGGCCTGGCTGTGGCAGCGCATGGCGCCCACGCGCACGCAGGTGCCGTCGATGGGGACGGGATTCCCTTCGCGCCCGAGGATCTTGTTCGTCTCGGCCTGGCCTTTCCACTCTTCCTTGCTCTGGCCGTTTTCGAGCTGTTTATCGATCCAGGGAATGAGCGAGCAGGCAAGGGGTGCGCCGAAAAACTCCTTCGGATACGCATCGGAGCGGACATGCTCGGCCACGGTGCGGTCGATCTCGAGGATAGCGCTCGAGGGGTCGTCCAGGAGGCCCTCTACCGAGCTGTGCGCAGAGCCCATCTGCTTCAAGAGCTCGCGCATGTTGTTGGCGCCGGCGCCGGAGGCTGCCTGATAGGTCATGGCGCTCATCCACTCCACGAGCCCGCGCTCATAGAGCCCGCCCAGGGCCATGAGCATGAGGGAGACGGTGCAGTTTCCGCCGATGTAGTTCCTGATGCCCTTTGCCAGGCCGTCCTCGATCACCTTCAGGTTGACCGGATCGAGGATGATGATGGCGTCGTTCGTCATGCGGAGCGTGGATGCGGCATCGATCCAGTAGCCCTTCCAGCCCGCCTCGCGGAGCCTGGGGTAGATCTCGCTCGTGTAATCGCCGCCCTGACAGGTGAGGACGATATCCACCTTCCTGAGCTCATCGATGCTCTTCGCGTCCTTGAGCATCACCTCGCCCTTCCCCACAGCGGGTCCCTTGCCGCCCACGTTCGAGGTGGTGAAGAACACCGGCTCGACGAGATCGAAATCCTTCTCCTCGCGCATGCGGCCCATGAGCACCGAGCCGACCATGCCGCGCCATCCTACGAAACCCACTCGCATCATGATTCTACTCCTATCGGTAACGTTCTAACCCCACCCAACCTCCCCTTACCCTAAGGGGGGGCACGGAGGGGTTATGCTTTTAAACCAGCCCTGCCACCATGTCGCCGACCTGGGTGGTAGAATACCCCATTTTGCCGGCGGCCTGGCTCTTCATCTTTTTCATCGTCCCCATCATCGCCGCCTCGACCGCCTGCGCGGCCTTTGCTTCGCCGAGCGTATCGAGCATCATCATCGCGGCGCCGATGGCAGCGATGGGATTGATGACATTCTGTCCGGTATACTTCGGCGCGCTGCCGCCCATCGGCTCGAACATCGAGACCCCCTCGGGGTTGATGTTGCCTCCCGCCGCTACCCCGAGCCCGCCCTGGATCATCGCGCCGAGGTCGGTGATGATGTCGCCGAAGAGATTCTCGGTCACCGTCACATCGAACCACTCGGGGTTTTTCACGAACCACATATTCGCCGCATCGACATGGTTGTAGTCGCGCTTGAGCTCCGGGTAGTGCTTCGCGCCCATCTCTTCAAAGGCGCGGTACCAGAGGTCACCCGCATGGGTAAGCACGTTTCTCTTGTGAATGAGGGTAATCGGCTTCTCGGCGTACTTTTTATCTTTGGCGTTACGTTTCTTCTTCAGCTCGAAAGCGTACTTGAGACAGCGGTCGACCGTACGGCGGTCATATACCATCAGCTGCGTGGCGATCTCATCCGGGGTGCCGACGCGCGTCGCTCCGCCATGGCCCGTATAGATGCCGCCCGTGTTCTCGCGGATAACGACGAAATCGATATGCTCGGGGCCCTTGTCTTTGAGCGGGGTCTCGACATTGGGATAGAGCTTCACCGGCCGGAGATTGATGTACTGATCGAGGGCAAAGCGCGCCTTGAGGAGTATTCCGGTCTCGAGAATGCCGGGCTTTACATCCGGGTGGCCGATAGCGCCGAGGAAGATCGAATCGAATTTCCTGAGCTCGTCGATGGCGCTGTCGGGAAGCGTTTCACCGGTCTTCAGATAGCGCTCTCCCCCGAAGTCGAACTTCGTATATTCGAGCTTGAAGCCGAACTTCGCCGAAGCCGCATTGAGGACTTTGATGCCCTCTGCCACGACCTCCGGCCCTGTCCCGTCTCCCGGAATTACCGCGATCTTGTATGGTGTGCTCATGCCGCCGCTCCCTTCAGTTTTTTCTTTGTCCACTCGATCAGTCCGCCCGCTGCAATCAGCTCCTGCATAAAGGGGGGGATCGGCTTCGCAGTATACTGTTCGCCGGAGGTGACGTTCTTTATGGTCCCCTTGTCGGCATCGATCTCTATGGTATCGCCCTCCCTGATCCTCTCCGAAGCCTCGTCGGATTCGAAAATAGGGAGGCCGATATTGAAGGCATTGCGGTAAAAGATCCGCGCAAAGCTCTTTGCGACCACAGCCTGAATACCCGCGGCCTTGATGGCGATAGGGGCGTGCTCGCGTGACGAGCCGCAGCCGAAATTCTTGCCCGCAACAAGGAGATCGCCCGCTTTTACCTTGCCCGGGAACTCCTTGTCCGCGTCCTCCATGACATGACGCGCGAGCTCCTTCGGATCGGACGTAGTGAGATAGCGCGCCGGTATGATGGCATCGGTATCGACGTCATCCCCGAATCTCCAGACCTTACCCTTCAACAGCATTCTTGACCTCCTCGGGACATGCGGCTGAGCAGCTGGAAGCCGAAATCCGTTTCCCTGTCATTTGCCTTTTGAAAATCCACTATAATAAACTTTCTATTATACATTTGGTAAATAACAAATTTCTATGAAAAAAGTGATCGTGCTCCTCGGCCCTACCGCAGTGGGCAAAACCGCAGCCTCTCTCCTCCTTGCCAAGGCCCTGAAGACCGAGATCATCAGCGCCGACTCCATGCAGATCTACCGGCGCATGAATATCGGCACCGCCAAACCGACTGCCGAGGAGCGGCGGCAGGTTCCCCATCACCTGATCGATGTGGTCGAGCCCTGGGAGGCCTACAGCACGGGGGAGTATATCAAGCAGGTCGTTCCGATCATGGAGCGGCTCTTCAGCAGCGGCAGGCCCCCCCTCGTCGTCGGCGGCACGGGTCTTTATATAAAGGCGATGACCAGGGGCATCTTTACCGGGCCTTCAGCAGATTGGGAGCTGAGGGATGACCTGCTCCGAAAAGAGAGCGAAGAGCCGGGCTCGCTCTATGCCTATCTGAACGAGATCGACCCTGGTACCGCCGAAAGAATAGAGCCGGCCGACACCAGAAGGGTCATCAGGGCACTGGAAGTCTGCCTCAAGAGCAGCAGGAAGATGTCGGAGCTGCACCAGGAGCTGACCAGACCCCTCCCCTACGACTTTCTCAAGATGGGACTCACCAGGGACCGGAAAGAGCTCTACGGAATGATCGATAAGCGGGTCGACGCAATGATGGCGCAGGGCCTGCTCGACGAAGTCCGCCGGGTAGCGAGAGCCATAGATGCCGCGGAGACGCGGCGATGCGGAGGCGCGGGGAAAGGCACCGTGTCCCCGTGTCACCGTATCGCCACGTCATCTTTTACGTCCATGCAGGCGATCGGCTATAAGGAATTGATCACGCATCTGTCAGGCGAAATCAGCCTCGACGAGGCGGCCGCCTTGATCAAAAAACGGTCGAGAAATTACGCTAAACGGCAGTTTACGTGGTTCAGGAAGGAAGAAGGGATAACCTGGATCGATATCACGGGCATCCATGATGCTCATGAGATATTTAGAAAAATAAAAGAAATAATTCAGCGAGCAGGACAAGAAAATAGTTAATCGCCCTCTTGCTTCAAAACCGCCCGTATCTGCTTCCGCAGCTCGGGGAGCTCTTTCCTGGAAATGTTCCAGACAATTTTATAATCGATGCCGAAATAGAAATGGATAAGTTTGTCCCGCAAGCCTGCTATGCTTTTCCACTCAATCTCGGGATGTTTCAGTTTCAAGTCCTTGGAGACATTCTTGGCAGCCTCTCCAATGATTTCGAAATTACGAACAACGGCATCCTGAGTTTTTCTGTCCTCAAGGAACTTGCGATACGTGAACCCTTTTATGTAAAG
This is a stretch of genomic DNA from Nitrospirota bacterium. It encodes these proteins:
- the leuD gene encoding 3-isopropylmalate dehydratase small subunit translates to MLLKGKVWRFGDDVDTDAIIPARYLTTSDPKELARHVMEDADKEFPGKVKAGDLLVAGKNFGCGSSREHAPIAIKAAGIQAVVAKSFARIFYRNAFNIGLPIFESDEASERIREGDTIEIDADKGTIKNVTSGEQYTAKPIPPFMQELIAAGGLIEWTKKKLKGAAA
- a CDS encoding 3-isopropylmalate dehydrogenase, producing the protein MSTPYKIAVIPGDGTGPEVVAEGIKVLNAASAKFGFKLEYTKFDFGGERYLKTGETLPDSAIDELRKFDSIFLGAIGHPDVKPGILETGILLKARFALDQYINLRPVKLYPNVETPLKDKGPEHIDFVVIRENTGGIYTGHGGATRVGTPDEIATQLMVYDRRTVDRCLKYAFELKKKRNAKDKKYAEKPITLIHKRNVLTHAGDLWYRAFEEMGAKHYPELKRDYNHVDAANMWFVKNPEWFDVTVTENLFGDIITDLGAMIQGGLGVAAGGNINPEGVSMFEPMGGSAPKYTGQNVINPIAAIGAAMMMLDTLGEAKAAQAVEAAMMGTMKKMKSQAAGKMGYSTTQVGDMVAGLV
- the miaA gene encoding tRNA (adenosine(37)-N6)-dimethylallyltransferase MiaA, whose protein sequence is MKKVIVLLGPTAVGKTAASLLLAKALKTEIISADSMQIYRRMNIGTAKPTAEERRQVPHHLIDVVEPWEAYSTGEYIKQVVPIMERLFSSGRPPLVVGGTGLYIKAMTRGIFTGPSADWELRDDLLRKESEEPGSLYAYLNEIDPGTAERIEPADTRRVIRALEVCLKSSRKMSELHQELTRPLPYDFLKMGLTRDRKELYGMIDKRVDAMMAQGLLDEVRRVARAIDAAETRRCGGAGKGTVSPCHRIATSSFTSMQAIGYKELITHLSGEISLDEAAALIKKRSRNYAKRQFTWFRKEEGITWIDITGIHDAHEIFRKIKEIIQRAGQENS
- a CDS encoding aspartate-semialdehyde dehydrogenase codes for the protein MLTKKDSYVVAVVGATGAVGNEMIAVLEERQFPAERLRLFASERSRGKTLEFEGSDIPVETLEEDSFKGVDIALFSAGAERSRLWAPVAVESGCVVVDNSSQWRMDPGVPLVVPEVNPHDLKRHKGIIANPNCSTIQMVVVLKPLHDAARIKRVVVTTFQAVSGTGKKAMDELLQQTSDLLSFREMRREVYPHQIAFNVLPQIDAFLENGYTREEMKMANETRKIMGDDTIRVTATAVRVPVFRGHSESLNIETERKLSANEVRSLLADAPGVTVFDAPEKHLYPLPLDAAGKDEVYVGRIREDESVEKGIALWVVADNLRKGAALNAVQIAEELVKQS
- the asd gene encoding aspartate-semialdehyde dehydrogenase, translating into MMRVGFVGWRGMVGSVLMGRMREEKDFDLVEPVFFTTSNVGGKGPAVGKGEVMLKDAKSIDELRKVDIVLTCQGGDYTSEIYPRLREAGWKGYWIDAASTLRMTNDAIIILDPVNLKVIEDGLAKGIRNYIGGNCTVSLMLMALGGLYERGLVEWMSAMTYQAASGAGANNMRELLKQMGSAHSSVEGLLDDPSSAILEIDRTVAEHVRSDAYPKEFFGAPLACSLIPWIDKQLENGQSKEEWKGQAETNKILGREGNPVPIDGTCVRVGAMRCHSQALTIKLTSDVPLNEITDMISGHNQWVKVVPNQREITMKELTPAAITGTLTVPVGRLRKMNMGPTFLNAFTCGDQLLWGAAEPLRRMLRILVEREQGNR
- a CDS encoding DUF86 domain-containing protein: MSKRRDREFLGDIQEAMEMVALYIKGFTYRKFLEDRKTQDAVVRNFEIIGEAAKNVSKDLKLKHPEIEWKSIAGLRDKLIHFYFGIDYKIVWNISRKELPELRKQIRAVLKQEGD